Part of the Onthophagus taurus isolate NC chromosome 11, IU_Otau_3.0, whole genome shotgun sequence genome is shown below.
TATCTGCTTCTCTTTCCATTCTCCAGATGATACTTTTAATTTCTCGTTTTATATTTCTGTCttcattcttttttaattcttccacTAATTTAAGCATAGAATTTATTGTAGgtatttcttaacattttaGCTTCTTCAACTCCAGTTCTTTTTACTTCCTTTTACATCCTCATTCTTTTCTTACCGTCCCCTCCCATCATATGTTCTATACTAGTTTTCTTAGCTACTCCACTATCAAAAGAGCACCTCCTTAACCTTGCCGGAGTCTGGCTTTGTGGGTCTGCTAAAACTTATCGACACTGGTCGTGATCGTGCCATCAAGGTACTTATCCTGAATATTTTTCCTTCTATTCTTTGCGGATACAAAATGTTTCTGTTTAAGTGAACCATTCAGTGCTTTAACTATTGGCGATATTGAGTAGTCCTTTTTTCATTGactataaaatgaattatattattaattaaagttaaaagctCCCCAAACAAACAATTagaataaaaagtaattaattgaAAGCTACATTACTATTATGATCACTAAATAATAATGCCCAGTCAACTCTATAAACGCAAATAATCCAcatatcataattaattaacaataaacatTTACTAATCTGTTAATACATTATCGTTAATCTCAACGTGATGGGTAATTATTCGCTCACGTTTAATATGATTATGACTTGTAACCAAACAAAGAACATAAACTACACAGAAATCCTTTATTTGTGAACGCTCTTTTGACGCGATTAGCCGGACaattgtttctatttttatttaatcaaaatttttaaatataatcttATTTGAATAAGCAAAAAACTTACGTGtatttgttttgtgattaTAGATCCGTGGGGTCGAAGAGTATGCAATCGATACAAAACGCAACAATTTTActtgttaaagtattttattgCGGCTGCGATAATTATTATGGTTTTAGGGCAAATTACTGCTGTGTTTTTACCAACATTAACAATGCAAGTGCTTCTTTATGGAGTATTGGgaggtaaattttatttattttattttttttaatatatttttaataaaattttaggcGCATCTACAGGTTttacaatttcaataataaatacatacaCATCGGATAATTTCGAAGGAAAACCAAGAATTTTTGAAGCGACTCTTCAAGTGGCAAGAGCTTTTACACTTTTTGTAATGCCTCACATTGTTTTATTCTtagtaaattattataatatttttcggGCACAAGCTTTATTTTCCGGTTTTATGCTTCACGCGATTCCAATTGGCTTGGTTGCTTGCcgtaaaaaagaaaaggtcATCGAAAGACATTTAACGCGTTACAAAACGGTACCTGGGtgggtaaaaaaataattaattgtattaCTTATTTTGTGATCCTTTCTTAATAGGTATCTTTTTAACGAAGATTCCATCGAATTACCGActattaatcgattttcaaatgGAATAACAAATCCCGCGATCGAAAGAAGAAATTCTCAAGAAGATGATGGTGATTCCTCGACGAGTTCTGACGATTCGTACACTTTTACGGAAATAAAAGATCacgattcaattttaaatcaacagTTTCGAATGAAAACTGAAATGGGAGTTGAAATTTTGCCTGAAATTCCAGAAGAAGATGAGTCTGAATTAAAAGAATACGAAAAATTGAatagtaatttaaaaagattaagcAGGATTAGTAGTAAATTCGAAGAAGTGATCGATAAAGATGATCGAAACTCTGGGTTATTTTTAGAGCCGAGTAATTTAGATAATTCTGTGCGAAAAAGGCATTCTTATTTTGGCGAATTTAAACGAAAAGGACAAACAGAATGTTGTTCCccttatcaaaaatatttatttcgaaGGAGAATGAGAATGATTGGAAATTTGATTTGGGACGAGCTTTTAAAGCCGTTAAACAcatcttttaaaacttattatttttatccaTCTTTGTTTGGAAAAACTTGCATGTCTTTATCTTATGCTATTTATATAAGCACAATTACTCACATAGCTTTAGTAAACGGAGCTTCTTATAAAATTGATGTCAACGAagctgtttttcttttaacatttatcTCCGTTGCTTGGTGCTTTTTTCTTATCAGTTTACCGTGGGGGATGAATTTagcaaaaacaaaactaaaacttttacACGTTTTTGGACTTTTAGTAACCAGCGGAAGCTTTTCAAGtaaatatttagttataaatcgattattaaataaaatctttttttttgtagtgatTTATATTTCTCAAAGCCACGATATGATAACTTTGAGTTGTTTGGTGTTTGGATTGGGTTATGGAACAATATCATTCAgtgaaaatttagtttatgagGAAAGTTTGGGTCCAAGACGATATCCGGTTGTTTTAGGAACATTAGAAACTCTTTCGGGTTTATTTgtgattgttatttattttgttatttatatgtttaaattaagtataagtaatttgtttttattattttacgtGTTTATATCAATGAATTGTTTGTTGTGGATCTTAACGCCGTTAGCGAATTATGTTTGGGTACACGTGCGTAAGAAAAGAGACGAttcattaagatttttttctagaaattaaaatctctgtatataaatttatattactgtaataaaatatacataatattTTCCACGAATTTTATTGAGGCTTTCTGAATAACAAGTTTATTGAGGGATTTAGATGCGATAATCTCTTGGaaggttttttttcaaattaggttatgttcaaTGTAAAATCCTTTTCTGGAAGGTGTCACAAATATTTTTCCcttgcaaaaaaaaagatgacATGAAGATAAAATTGTGTTAAGATAAAAAGGGTAAATATTCTGTAAATGTAAACAATTAAACAATACCCGAATCAAGTGGGGTGGTCATAAATGCGTCATTCCatgataataaaaaactaACAACTCAACAGCAACATATATTCATAAAAACTTTAGATTTGTGTCGTGAACAAGACAATCAGTGTTGCAACATTATCGAATATACTAACAATGaatgtattttatataattttaatatcagTGTTGAGTTTcgtaagtttttaattttcaaaaaaaagttgaaactaaaattttctttccattAACAAATAGGGAGTTACTTATTCAGAGGAAAATATTGATTGTAAAGGGAAaggatttatttgttataatcgTGAACAATTTTATCAATGTGTCGATGATGGAAACAAAACATTAACGCAAGGGATTCCGCAATTTTGTCCGCCTGGGTTTGTATGCAACGATTTATTAGAAATTGAATGCGAGGATGAGTGGATTGTAGAAACCACGCTCTCAAGTTTAATTTCTGATCAAACAACTGTTGGTACAACCATAAGTGGAATGCAAACAGAAAATACAATAACGTCATCATCAGATTTTACTGAAATTAATGAATCAACAACTGAAATATCGATTGAAACAAGCACTGTCACTGATATTACTGAAGTTCCATTGGAAACTACCTCAAATGCAGGACCAAATTCCAATGGAACCACTGAAATTCCAATTGAAACTAGTACTGCTTCAGATATTACTGAAGCTCCATTGGAAACTACATCGTTGATAGAGGTAACTCATTCAACTGATAATACTCAAAATCCTATAGAACCTACAACTACATCTGAGAGTACTGAAATTCCATTAGAAATTAGCACTGCTCCTAGCATTACTGAAGTTCCATTGGAAACTACCGCAAATGCAGGACCAAATTCCACTGGAACCACTGAAATTCCAATTGAAACTAGTACTGCTTCAAATGTTACTGAAGTTCCATTGGAAACTACATTATCGATAGAGGTAACTCATTCAACTGGTGACACTCAAAATCCTATAGAACCTACAACTACATCTGAGAGTACTGAAGTTCCATTAGAAACTACCTCAAATGCAGGACCAAATTCAACTGAAACCACTGAAATTATAGTTGAAACGAGTACTGCTTCAAATGTTACTGAAGTTCCATTGGAAACTACATCATCGATAGAGGTAACTCATTCAACTGGTAACACTCAAAATCCTATA
Proteins encoded:
- the LOC111413315 gene encoding uncharacterized protein isoform X2; translation: MVLGQITAVFLPTLTMQVLLYGVLGGASTGFTISIINTYTSDNFEGKPRIFEATLQVARAFTLFVMPHIVLFLVNYYNIFRAQALFSGFMLHAIPIGLVACRKKEKVIERHLTRYKTVPGYLFNEDSIELPTINRFSNGITNPAIERRNSQEDDGDSSTSSDDSYTFTEIKDHDSILNQQFRMKTEMGVEILPEIPEEDESELKEYEKLNSNLKRLSRISSKFEEVIDKDDRNSGLFLEPSNLDNSVRKRHSYFGEFKRKGQTECCSPYQKYLFRRRMRMIGNLIWDELLKPLNTSFKTYYFYPSLFGKTCMSLSYAIYISTITHIALVNGASYKIDVNEAVFLLTFISVAWCFFLISLPWGMNLAKTKLKLLHVFGLLVTSGSFSMIYISQSHDMITLSCLVFGLGYGTISFSENLVYEESLGPRRYPVVLGTLETLSGLFVIVIYFVIYMFKLSISNLFLLFYVFISMNCLLWILTPLANYVWVHVRKKRDDSLRFFSRN
- the LOC111413315 gene encoding uncharacterized protein isoform X1, whose amino-acid sequence is MNREPIRRRTKKWSLATSTCVFLIEFLLPSALSSYGVFFDEFVDDGYFAFYPALWTPVVYIASLNIVNPWGRRVCNRYKTQQFYLLKYFIAAAIIIMVLGQITAVFLPTLTMQVLLYGVLGGASTGFTISIINTYTSDNFEGKPRIFEATLQVARAFTLFVMPHIVLFLVNYYNIFRAQALFSGFMLHAIPIGLVACRKKEKVIERHLTRYKTVPGYLFNEDSIELPTINRFSNGITNPAIERRNSQEDDGDSSTSSDDSYTFTEIKDHDSILNQQFRMKTEMGVEILPEIPEEDESELKEYEKLNSNLKRLSRISSKFEEVIDKDDRNSGLFLEPSNLDNSVRKRHSYFGEFKRKGQTECCSPYQKYLFRRRMRMIGNLIWDELLKPLNTSFKTYYFYPSLFGKTCMSLSYAIYISTITHIALVNGASYKIDVNEAVFLLTFISVAWCFFLISLPWGMNLAKTKLKLLHVFGLLVTSGSFSMIYISQSHDMITLSCLVFGLGYGTISFSENLVYEESLGPRRYPVVLGTLETLSGLFVIVIYFVIYMFKLSISNLFLLFYVFISMNCLLWILTPLANYVWVHVRKKRDDSLRFFSRN